AGAACTGGTGCTGATCGGTCGCGACGGTAAGATTCGTCTGGTCGAAGTTGGCATCGACGAAGAAGGTCTGATCAAACTCGACGAGACCATTCAAAAGCTGCTTGCTGAATAACGGTCGCAAGCTTTTTCTGCCGTCGATGAATCCTGCCACGAGTCTCGTTGAGGGGACTCGTGGCGATTGGACTGTTTCTACTTAAACGATTTCTCACCAAAGCGATCAGGCTATGAAGACCACACGAATATTGATTGCATTTCTGCTGCTCGCGTTGGGCAGCACCCCGGCCCTGCGTGCCGAAGAACCAGCCACGGCAACGGGCGAATCGCGTGTCTTGGCCGTCGATGCGCTGAACCGTTTTAAAGCCGATCCGAAAGATACCGAAGCTTTTATTGAGTTCTGCAATAAGAACTCGGAGAAGATCAACGCGCTTATCGAGAAGTCTCCCCAAGAGGCCAAGCAGCGGCTCGCTGCTGTGCGCGAAACGCTCGATAATCTAGACGTCAGTTCGGACCCAACGGCCACGATGACCGTGCGGATGATGCATGGCATTTTCGAGAATCTGGATCTAAAGCTGGCAGTCCAGGGGAAGACGTTGGACCAGGTTCGTCAGGCGGTCGTGGAAAATCCAAACGATCCGCAGACTGCCCAGGAGTTCACCTACCTTCTGTCGCGAAACCTCCCGCAGGATTTGAGCGAACAGGTCGAAAAGAATGAACAGTGGCTGAAGGACGAGAGCCAGTTCGCCAAGCAAGCCGAAGAAAAATCGGACGACGACGTTGCCAAGATCTACAGCCAGATCTCGCGTCGATTCGATGACATGCTGCAACGTCTCGAGCGGCAGCGCAAGTTCGATGCGATGGTCGGCAAAGATATGCATCCGTTTGAAGTCGATGCGTGGCTCAATGGCGAACCGATCGACCTGGCCAGTATGAAGGGCAAGGTGGTGCTGTTGGACTTCTGGGCGATATGGTGCCATCCATGCATCAAAGCCCTTCCGCATCTGAACGAGCTGCAGCAGAAGTATGGTGACAAAGGCCTGCAGGTGATCGGCGTGACGACGTATTACGATTTCCATTGGCCCGAAGACGCCGAGCATCCAGAGAAAGGTGAGGGGGAAGTCGAGCCTGCTATCGAGCAGAACGCGATGGCCCGTTTGATCAAGGAGAACAACCTCGTCTATCCGACCGCGATGGTGGCGGAGCCTCGCGAGTTGTACGACTTCTACCTGGTCTCAGGCATTCCGCACATGGTGCTGATTGATCAGACCGGCAAGATCCAGTTGTTGAAAGTCGGCGCGACCGAAGCCAACTACGAAAT
This genomic interval from Bremerella sp. JC817 contains the following:
- a CDS encoding redoxin family protein, which codes for MKTTRILIAFLLLALGSTPALRAEEPATATGESRVLAVDALNRFKADPKDTEAFIEFCNKNSEKINALIEKSPQEAKQRLAAVRETLDNLDVSSDPTATMTVRMMHGIFENLDLKLAVQGKTLDQVRQAVVENPNDPQTAQEFTYLLSRNLPQDLSEQVEKNEQWLKDESQFAKQAEEKSDDDVAKIYSQISRRFDDMLQRLERQRKFDAMVGKDMHPFEVDAWLNGEPIDLASMKGKVVLLDFWAIWCHPCIKALPHLNELQQKYGDKGLQVIGVTTYYDFHWPEDAEHPEKGEGEVEPAIEQNAMARLIKENNLVYPTAMVAEPRELYDFYLVSGIPHMVLIDQTGKIQLLKVGATEANYEILNQKIEELLAQPAN